Proteins co-encoded in one Coregonus clupeaformis isolate EN_2021a chromosome 17, ASM2061545v1, whole genome shotgun sequence genomic window:
- the LOC121586085 gene encoding ATPase family AAA domain-containing protein 2-like isoform X3, whose product MVMLRSSGVGAEPATPKRNRADLDTSSEFLSLQHASQTKSSRLKRGLDDSSSSTENTRNGHSMVKEEDSPPRRGSLRTRGHTVKHEVSFAEMNGQTKCPTKSSEKEEETGEHSTRKSPRLQGDGKASTSSMDKQSEADATDEVEKEEASTLKKTQFVLRPREEDSSVRRSSRITRYKRNSRNQSVLYNRLITNTAEAVLQKMDDMQKMRRRLRSRDTTEETLYAGAKRKRASETTDEGSEDPQEKENGGNSSEEEHDKEEGSKNNQADEEDDDEEEEEDDDDDEEGEDDNQKRYDFRQRKAAVRYQAPREEPKTKSIFFKTSRHLSPSRRRYRFSSTGPRSPYNRRGSRRRHAIHSSDSTSSSSSSSSSSSDDEKFQRRRSKSRNRSVNRCLPMNLLKEDVLGIHKDRMKIGASLADVDPMQIDQTVRFDSIGGLTRHISALKEMVVFPLLYPEVFERFKIQPPRGCLFYGPPGTGKTLVARALANECGQGERKVSFFMRKGADCLSKWVGESERQLRLLFDQAYQMRPSIIFFDEIDGLAPVRSSRQDQIHSSIVSTLLALMDGLDSRGEVVVVGATNRLDSIDPALRRPGRFDREFLFGLPDREARKDILQIHTRQWTPQPSDSFLEELADKCVGYCGADIKAVCAEAALCALRRRYPQIYSSSQKLVLDVASISIGSRDFLSAMRKTVPASQRAVSSPAKALTPVVQPLLGAALQTVLGTVSRLFPHAEQGLKRDNGVLPAGVLEDDHLYSEDEDSSVCINGLSHKAKAAGGFLHFSRSVLNQPTSYRPRLLLAGRPGSGQSSHLAPAVLHALEKFTVYTLDIAVLFGVSTTSPEEACAQMFCEAKRTSPSILYIPHIQQWWDTVGSALRATFLSLLQDIPSFSPILLLATCSVPHSSLFPEVQDLFCAEYGEVLQVQVPTPQERRNFFDDLILNQAAKAPASKKKAVLAALEVLPVAPPPPPRTLTEKEQQRLEEQEEDTLRELRLFLRDVTNRLSQDKRFKAFTKPVDLEEVPDYATVIEQPMDLSTVLSNIDTHKYVTVKEFVHDVDLIWKNCLEYNPDKDPSDRQIRHRACALKDTVQAIIKDKLDEDFEKICEDIKESRSTRGCATSRFAPSYYHVHPKTRAVDVESTDTAGPSKESTTAAPSAVNTPRPSAAQKKKRRKSRWCNGIIRKRSSPHTSKEHSDVVDEGEEEEEGEEERRGAESEEGGDAAESGLEELEITGAEETPMEREEPAQQENQDSQPMEQDTKDRQTMEEASQATTAATQPRVEEAVEAGAGDQSSEGTQDPVVVDGAQENHILLEGGDNGQASTTDTTEPQRVEVEEETTTEVGVRHVTRGLKYQGMQQVMDVDQAILEQKTKPPVVDHNKLKELLQRVVSKTEGHEVYQLEKLYALLCQSIYRHRKDYDKTALLKEMENEIEDFS is encoded by the exons ATGGTGATGCTACGTAGCAGCGGCGTGGGCGCGGAACCAGCAACTCCGAAGAGGAATCGGGCTGACTTGGATACGAGCTCCGAGTTTCTGTCCCTGCAGCACGCCTCGCAGACAAAGTCGAGTCGTCTGAAGAGGGGCCTGGATGACAGCTCCAGCAGCACTGAAAACACGAGAAAT GGTCACTCGATGGTGAAGGAGGAGGATAGCCCTCCCAGACGAGGATCCCTGAGGACCAGGGGACACACCGTCAAACATGAGGTGTCCTTTGCTGAAATGAATGGCCAGACTAAGTGCCCAACCAAGTCCTctgagaaagaggaggaaactgGCGAACACAGCACAAG GAAATCCCCAAGACTGCAGGGTGATGGAAAAGCCTCCACATCATCCATGGACAAGCAATCTGAAGCTG ATGCTACTGATGAAGTTGAGAAAGAAGAGGCCTCTACTCTGAAGAAGACCCAGTTTGTCCTGCGTCCCAGGGAGGAGGACAGCTCTGTGAGACGCAGCTCCAGGATCACCAGATACAAGCGCAACTCCAGGAACCAGTCTGTGCTCTATAACCGCCTCATCACCAA TACGGCTGAGGCAGTGCTGCAGAAGATGGATGACATGCAGAAAATGCGTCGGCGTTTAAGAAGCAGGGATACTACAGAGGAG ACCCTCTACGCTGGGGCCAAGAGGAAAAGGGCTTCTGAAACAACCGATGAAGGAAGTGAAGACCCTCAAGAGAAGGAGAATGGAGGGAACTCCAGTGAAGAAGAGCATGATAAGGAAGAGGGAAGCAAAAATAATCAGGCAGATGAGGAAGACgacgatgaggaggaggaggaggatgatgatgatgatgaagagggtGAAGATGACAACCAGAAACGCTATGACTTCAGGCAGAGGAAAGCTGCCGTTCGCTACCAGGCACCTCGGGAGG AGCCCAAGACAAAGTCCATCTTCTTCAAGACTTCAAGACACTTGTCCCCATCCAGGCGGAGGTATAGGTTCAGCTCTACTGGTCCAAGAAGCCCTTACAACAGGAGAGGCAGCAG AAGAAGACATGCCATCCACAGTAGTGactccacctcctcctcatcctcttcctcctcctcctcctctgacgATGAGAAGttccagaggaggaggagtaagagCAGGAACAGATCTGTGAATAGATGTCTTCCCATGAACCTGCTGAAAGAGGATGTCCTGGGAATCCACAAGGACAGGATGAAGATTGGAGCCAGTCTAGCTGACGTTGACCCCATGCAGATAGACCAGACA GTGCGTTTTGACAGCATTGGGGGATTGACCAGACACATCTCTGCCCTGAAAGAGATGGTCGTCTTCCCACTGCTCTACCCAGAGGTGTTTGAGAGGTTCAAGATCCAACCACCAAG GGGCTGTCTGTTCTACGGACCTCCTGGAACAGGGAAGACTCTAGTGGCCAGGGCGTTGGCTAACGAATGCggtcagggagagaggaaggtCTCTTTCTTCATGAGAAAGGGAGCAGACTGCCTCAGCAAGTGGGTGGGAGAGTCTGAGCGCCAGCTACGCCTGCTCTTCGACCAG GCGTATCAGATGCGGCCGTCTATTATTTTCTTTGATGAGATCGATGGGTTGGCTCCAGTCCGCTCAAGCAGACAGGACCAAATACACAG CTCCATCGTGTCCACTCTCCTTGCCCTGATGGATGGGTTAGACAGCAGAGGAGAGGTTGTGGTGGTCGGAGCTACTAACCGTCTGGACTCTATAGACCCAGCTCTCAGGCGACCTGGACGCTTCGACCGAGAGTTCCTCTTTGGCCTGCCTGACAGAGAG GCTCGGAAGGATATTCTGCAGATCCACACCAGACAGTGGACTCCCCAGCCGTCAGACTCTTTCCTGGAGGAACTGGCGGACAAGTGTGTTG GTTACTGCGGTGCTGACATCAAGGCAGTGTGTGCGGAGGCGGCTCTGTGTGCCCTGAGGAGACGATACCCTCAGATCTACTCCTCGTCCCAGAAGCTGGTGTTAGACGTAGCGTCTATCTCCATCGGCAGCAGGGACTTCCTGTCAGCCATGAGGAAGACCGTCCCAGCCTCCCAGAGAGCTGTGTCGTCCCCAGCCAAGGCTCTGACTCCTGTAGTCCAGCCACTGCTTGGTGCAGCCCTACAGACTGTACTGGGTACAGTTAGCAGGCTGTTCCCCCATGCAGAGCAGGGACTCAAGAGAGACAACG GTGTCCTCCCAGCTGGTGTTTTAGAAGATGATCACCTATACAGTGAAGATGAGGACTCCTCTGTCTGCATCAACGGTCTCTCTCACAAGGCCAAGGCAGCTGGTGGCTTCCTGCATTTCAGCAG GAGCGTGCTTAACCAACCCACATCGTACCGTCCCAGGCTGCTGCTGGCGGGGCGTCCTGGGTCAGGTCAGAGCAGTCACCTGGCCCCTGCCGTGCTCCATGCCCTGGAGAAGTTCACAGTCTACACCCTGGACATAGCCGTGCTGTTCGGAGTCAGCACCACCTCTCCTGAGGAGGCCTGCGCTCAG ATGTTCTGTGAGGCCAAGAGGACGTCCCCCAGTATCCTGTATATCCCTCACATCCAGCAGTGGTGGGACACTGTGGGGTCTGCTCTCAGAGCTACCTTCCTCAGCCTGTTACAGGACATCCCCTCCTTCTCACCCATCCTGCTGCTGGCCACCTGTAGTGTCCCCCACAGCAGTCTCTTCCCTGAG GTCCAGGACCTGTTCTGTGCTGAGTATGGAGAGGTGCTCCAGGTTCAGGTCCCAACCCCACaggagaggaggaacttcttTGACGATCTCATCCTCAACCAGGCTGCCAAAGCTCCTGCATCCAAGAAAAAAGCAG tGCTTGCAGCCCTGGAGGTGCTCCCCGTGgcgccccctcctccccccaggacGCTGACGGAGAAGGAGCAGCAGCGAttggaggagcaggaggaagacACTCTCAGGGAGCTCCGCCTCTTCCTGCGTGATGTCACCAACCGCCTCTCTCAGGACAAACGCTTCAAGGCCTTCACCAAGCCTGTCGACCTGGAGGAG GTGCCTGACTATGCTACAGTTATAGAGCAGCCCATGGACCTGTCCACTGTCCTCTCCAACATTGACACTCACAAGTACGTGACTGTGAAGGAGTTTGTACACGACGTGGATCTCATCTGGAAGAACTGTCTGGAATACAACCCTGACAAAGATCCTTCAG ATCGTCAGATCCGCCACAGAGCATGTGCTCTGAAGGACACTGTACAGGCCATCATCAAAGATAAACTGGATGAAGACTTTGAGAAGATCTGCGAGGATATCAAGGAGTCCCGCAGCACCAGAG GTTGCGCCACTTCAAGGTTCGCTCCATCCTACTATCACGTTCATCCCAAGACAAGAGCAGTGGATGTCGAGAGCACCGATACAGCAGGCCCCTCTAAAGAGtctactactgctgctccctCAGCTGTGAACACACCACGCCCTTCAG CAGCTCAGAAGAAGAAGCGCAGGAAGAGCCGCTGGTGCAATGGCATCATCAGGAAAAGgtcctctcctcacacctctaAAGAGCACTCTGATGTGGTGgacgaaggagaggaggaggaggaaggagaggaggagaggagaggggcagagagtgaggaggggggtgacgcTGCAGAGTCGGGGCTGGAGGAGCTGGAGATCACTGGGGCTGAGGAGACCCCAATGGAGCGGGAAGAACCAGCCCAACAGGAGAACCAGGACAGCCAGCCCATGGAGCAAGACACTAAGGACAGGCAGACCATGGAGGAGGCTAGCCAAGCTACAACGGCGGCAACCCAGCCCAGGGTGGAGGAAGCTGTGGAGGCTGGGGCTGGAGACCAGAGCAGTGAGGGCACCCAGGATCCTGTGGTGGTGGATGGAGCCCAGGAAAACCATATCTTACTAGAAGGGGGAGACAAT GGGCAGGCGTCCACTACAGACACAACTGAGCCTCAGAgagtggaggtggaggaagagactACCACAG AAGTGGGAGTGAGGCATGTGACGCGGGGCCTGAAGTACCAGGGGATGCAGCAGGTGATGGATGTTGACCAGGCGATACTGGAACAGAAGACAAAGCCCCCGGTGGTGGATCACAACAAACTAAAG GAGCTGCTTCAGAGAGTAGTGTCTAAGACGGAGGGACATGAGGTCTATCAACTGGAGAAGCTATATGCCTTGTTATGTCAGAGTATCTACAGACACCGCAAAGACTACGACAAGACTGCCCTGCTGAAG GAAATGGAAAATGAAATTGAAGATTTTTCATAA
- the LOC121586085 gene encoding ATPase family AAA domain-containing protein 2-like isoform X2, giving the protein MVMLRSSGVGAEPATPKRNRADLDTSSEFLSLQHASQTKSSRLKRGLDDSSSSTENTRNGHSMVKEEDSPPRRGSLRTRGHTVKHEVSFAEMNGQTKCPTKSSEKEEETGEHSTRKSPRLQGDGKASTSSMDKQSEADATDEVEKEEASTLKKTQFVLRPREEDSSVRRSSRITRYKRNSRNQSVLYNRLITNTAEAVLQKMDDMQKMRRRLRSRDTTEETLYAGAKRKRASETTDEGSEDPQEKENGGNSSEEEHDKEEGSKNNQADEEDDDEEEEEDDDDDEEGEDDNQKRYDFRQRKAAVRYQAPREEPKTKSIFFKTSRHLSPSRRRYRFSSTGPRSPYNRRGSRSVSERRRHAIHSSDSTSSSSSSSSSSSDDEKFQRRRSKSRNRSVNRCLPMNLLKEDVLGIHKDRMKIGASLADVDPMQIDQTVRFDSIGGLTRHISALKEMVVFPLLYPEVFERFKIQPPRGCLFYGPPGTGKTLVARALANECGQGERKVSFFMRKGADCLSKWVGESERQLRLLFDQAYQMRPSIIFFDEIDGLAPVRSSRQDQIHSSIVSTLLALMDGLDSRGEVVVVGATNRLDSIDPALRRPGRFDREFLFGLPDREARKDILQIHTRQWTPQPSDSFLEELADKCVGYCGADIKAVCAEAALCALRRRYPQIYSSSQKLVLDVASISIGSRDFLSAMRKTVPASQRAVSSPAKALTPVVQPLLGAALQTVLGTVSRLFPHAEQGLKRDNGVLPAGVLEDDHLYSEDEDSSVCINGLSHKAKAAGGFLHFSRSVLNQPTSYRPRLLLAGRPGSGQSSHLAPAVLHALEKFTVYTLDIAVLFGVSTTSPEEACAQMFCEAKRTSPSILYIPHIQQWWDTVGSALRATFLSLLQDIPSFSPILLLATCSVPHSSLFPEVQDLFCAEYGEVLQVQVPTPQERRNFFDDLILNQAAKAPASKKKAVLAALEVLPVAPPPPPRTLTEKEQQRLEEQEEDTLRELRLFLRDVTNRLSQDKRFKAFTKPVDLEEVPDYATVIEQPMDLSTVLSNIDTHKYVTVKEFVHDVDLIWKNCLEYNPDKDPSDRQIRHRACALKDTVQAIIKDKLDEDFEKICEDIKESRSTRGCATSRFAPSYYHVHPKTRAVDVESTDTAGPSKESTTAAPSAVNTPRPSAQKKKRRKSRWCNGIIRKRSSPHTSKEHSDVVDEGEEEEEGEEERRGAESEEGGDAAESGLEELEITGAEETPMEREEPAQQENQDSQPMEQDTKDRQTMEEASQATTAATQPRVEEAVEAGAGDQSSEGTQDPVVVDGAQENHILLEGGDNGQASTTDTTEPQRVEVEEETTTEVGVRHVTRGLKYQGMQQVMDVDQAILEQKTKPPVVDHNKLKELLQRVVSKTEGHEVYQLEKLYALLCQSIYRHRKDYDKTALLKEMENEIEDFS; this is encoded by the exons ATGGTGATGCTACGTAGCAGCGGCGTGGGCGCGGAACCAGCAACTCCGAAGAGGAATCGGGCTGACTTGGATACGAGCTCCGAGTTTCTGTCCCTGCAGCACGCCTCGCAGACAAAGTCGAGTCGTCTGAAGAGGGGCCTGGATGACAGCTCCAGCAGCACTGAAAACACGAGAAAT GGTCACTCGATGGTGAAGGAGGAGGATAGCCCTCCCAGACGAGGATCCCTGAGGACCAGGGGACACACCGTCAAACATGAGGTGTCCTTTGCTGAAATGAATGGCCAGACTAAGTGCCCAACCAAGTCCTctgagaaagaggaggaaactgGCGAACACAGCACAAG GAAATCCCCAAGACTGCAGGGTGATGGAAAAGCCTCCACATCATCCATGGACAAGCAATCTGAAGCTG ATGCTACTGATGAAGTTGAGAAAGAAGAGGCCTCTACTCTGAAGAAGACCCAGTTTGTCCTGCGTCCCAGGGAGGAGGACAGCTCTGTGAGACGCAGCTCCAGGATCACCAGATACAAGCGCAACTCCAGGAACCAGTCTGTGCTCTATAACCGCCTCATCACCAA TACGGCTGAGGCAGTGCTGCAGAAGATGGATGACATGCAGAAAATGCGTCGGCGTTTAAGAAGCAGGGATACTACAGAGGAG ACCCTCTACGCTGGGGCCAAGAGGAAAAGGGCTTCTGAAACAACCGATGAAGGAAGTGAAGACCCTCAAGAGAAGGAGAATGGAGGGAACTCCAGTGAAGAAGAGCATGATAAGGAAGAGGGAAGCAAAAATAATCAGGCAGATGAGGAAGACgacgatgaggaggaggaggaggatgatgatgatgatgaagagggtGAAGATGACAACCAGAAACGCTATGACTTCAGGCAGAGGAAAGCTGCCGTTCGCTACCAGGCACCTCGGGAGG AGCCCAAGACAAAGTCCATCTTCTTCAAGACTTCAAGACACTTGTCCCCATCCAGGCGGAGGTATAGGTTCAGCTCTACTGGTCCAAGAAGCCCTTACAACAGGAGAGGCAGCAG GAGTGTGTCTGAAAG AAGAAGACATGCCATCCACAGTAGTGactccacctcctcctcatcctcttcctcctcctcctcctctgacgATGAGAAGttccagaggaggaggagtaagagCAGGAACAGATCTGTGAATAGATGTCTTCCCATGAACCTGCTGAAAGAGGATGTCCTGGGAATCCACAAGGACAGGATGAAGATTGGAGCCAGTCTAGCTGACGTTGACCCCATGCAGATAGACCAGACA GTGCGTTTTGACAGCATTGGGGGATTGACCAGACACATCTCTGCCCTGAAAGAGATGGTCGTCTTCCCACTGCTCTACCCAGAGGTGTTTGAGAGGTTCAAGATCCAACCACCAAG GGGCTGTCTGTTCTACGGACCTCCTGGAACAGGGAAGACTCTAGTGGCCAGGGCGTTGGCTAACGAATGCggtcagggagagaggaaggtCTCTTTCTTCATGAGAAAGGGAGCAGACTGCCTCAGCAAGTGGGTGGGAGAGTCTGAGCGCCAGCTACGCCTGCTCTTCGACCAG GCGTATCAGATGCGGCCGTCTATTATTTTCTTTGATGAGATCGATGGGTTGGCTCCAGTCCGCTCAAGCAGACAGGACCAAATACACAG CTCCATCGTGTCCACTCTCCTTGCCCTGATGGATGGGTTAGACAGCAGAGGAGAGGTTGTGGTGGTCGGAGCTACTAACCGTCTGGACTCTATAGACCCAGCTCTCAGGCGACCTGGACGCTTCGACCGAGAGTTCCTCTTTGGCCTGCCTGACAGAGAG GCTCGGAAGGATATTCTGCAGATCCACACCAGACAGTGGACTCCCCAGCCGTCAGACTCTTTCCTGGAGGAACTGGCGGACAAGTGTGTTG GTTACTGCGGTGCTGACATCAAGGCAGTGTGTGCGGAGGCGGCTCTGTGTGCCCTGAGGAGACGATACCCTCAGATCTACTCCTCGTCCCAGAAGCTGGTGTTAGACGTAGCGTCTATCTCCATCGGCAGCAGGGACTTCCTGTCAGCCATGAGGAAGACCGTCCCAGCCTCCCAGAGAGCTGTGTCGTCCCCAGCCAAGGCTCTGACTCCTGTAGTCCAGCCACTGCTTGGTGCAGCCCTACAGACTGTACTGGGTACAGTTAGCAGGCTGTTCCCCCATGCAGAGCAGGGACTCAAGAGAGACAACG GTGTCCTCCCAGCTGGTGTTTTAGAAGATGATCACCTATACAGTGAAGATGAGGACTCCTCTGTCTGCATCAACGGTCTCTCTCACAAGGCCAAGGCAGCTGGTGGCTTCCTGCATTTCAGCAG GAGCGTGCTTAACCAACCCACATCGTACCGTCCCAGGCTGCTGCTGGCGGGGCGTCCTGGGTCAGGTCAGAGCAGTCACCTGGCCCCTGCCGTGCTCCATGCCCTGGAGAAGTTCACAGTCTACACCCTGGACATAGCCGTGCTGTTCGGAGTCAGCACCACCTCTCCTGAGGAGGCCTGCGCTCAG ATGTTCTGTGAGGCCAAGAGGACGTCCCCCAGTATCCTGTATATCCCTCACATCCAGCAGTGGTGGGACACTGTGGGGTCTGCTCTCAGAGCTACCTTCCTCAGCCTGTTACAGGACATCCCCTCCTTCTCACCCATCCTGCTGCTGGCCACCTGTAGTGTCCCCCACAGCAGTCTCTTCCCTGAG GTCCAGGACCTGTTCTGTGCTGAGTATGGAGAGGTGCTCCAGGTTCAGGTCCCAACCCCACaggagaggaggaacttcttTGACGATCTCATCCTCAACCAGGCTGCCAAAGCTCCTGCATCCAAGAAAAAAGCAG tGCTTGCAGCCCTGGAGGTGCTCCCCGTGgcgccccctcctccccccaggacGCTGACGGAGAAGGAGCAGCAGCGAttggaggagcaggaggaagacACTCTCAGGGAGCTCCGCCTCTTCCTGCGTGATGTCACCAACCGCCTCTCTCAGGACAAACGCTTCAAGGCCTTCACCAAGCCTGTCGACCTGGAGGAG GTGCCTGACTATGCTACAGTTATAGAGCAGCCCATGGACCTGTCCACTGTCCTCTCCAACATTGACACTCACAAGTACGTGACTGTGAAGGAGTTTGTACACGACGTGGATCTCATCTGGAAGAACTGTCTGGAATACAACCCTGACAAAGATCCTTCAG ATCGTCAGATCCGCCACAGAGCATGTGCTCTGAAGGACACTGTACAGGCCATCATCAAAGATAAACTGGATGAAGACTTTGAGAAGATCTGCGAGGATATCAAGGAGTCCCGCAGCACCAGAG GTTGCGCCACTTCAAGGTTCGCTCCATCCTACTATCACGTTCATCCCAAGACAAGAGCAGTGGATGTCGAGAGCACCGATACAGCAGGCCCCTCTAAAGAGtctactactgctgctccctCAGCTGTGAACACACCACGCCCTTCAG CTCAGAAGAAGAAGCGCAGGAAGAGCCGCTGGTGCAATGGCATCATCAGGAAAAGgtcctctcctcacacctctaAAGAGCACTCTGATGTGGTGgacgaaggagaggaggaggaggaaggagaggaggagaggagaggggcagagagtgaggaggggggtgacgcTGCAGAGTCGGGGCTGGAGGAGCTGGAGATCACTGGGGCTGAGGAGACCCCAATGGAGCGGGAAGAACCAGCCCAACAGGAGAACCAGGACAGCCAGCCCATGGAGCAAGACACTAAGGACAGGCAGACCATGGAGGAGGCTAGCCAAGCTACAACGGCGGCAACCCAGCCCAGGGTGGAGGAAGCTGTGGAGGCTGGGGCTGGAGACCAGAGCAGTGAGGGCACCCAGGATCCTGTGGTGGTGGATGGAGCCCAGGAAAACCATATCTTACTAGAAGGGGGAGACAAT GGGCAGGCGTCCACTACAGACACAACTGAGCCTCAGAgagtggaggtggaggaagagactACCACAG AAGTGGGAGTGAGGCATGTGACGCGGGGCCTGAAGTACCAGGGGATGCAGCAGGTGATGGATGTTGACCAGGCGATACTGGAACAGAAGACAAAGCCCCCGGTGGTGGATCACAACAAACTAAAG GAGCTGCTTCAGAGAGTAGTGTCTAAGACGGAGGGACATGAGGTCTATCAACTGGAGAAGCTATATGCCTTGTTATGTCAGAGTATCTACAGACACCGCAAAGACTACGACAAGACTGCCCTGCTGAAG GAAATGGAAAATGAAATTGAAGATTTTTCATAA